The nucleotide sequence AGAGAGAACAAAAAGAACGAATAAAACAATAAAAAATTGAATTAACATATCCGTAAAGATTCGTTATTATTCTTTATTTTTCGTGTCATTACTTGCTTATTTTTTGTAAAATTAATTGCCAAAGAGTTTTAAGACCCACCACAAAGTTTTGCCCTTTAGATAGTGAATAATCGGTATAGACGGCTTCAATCGGGATTTCCGTAAATTTAAAATTATGACGCTTCACCTCTTTGATGATTTCCGAGGAAACTTCCATCCGATTGCTTTTTAGATGAAGGAGGCTGGCGGCGGGGGCGGTAAAGAGACGCAGTCCCGACTGACTGTCGGTCACCCAAATCCCAAAAAGGAGATACGTGGATAAATTGCCCAACCAATTAGCAACCCTTCTCGCCAATGGCATCCCCCTGGGATTTAAAAGGCGCGAACCTATAACGATGTCATAACCGCCTTCTTCCGCGATCTTTTTTAAACGAAATATATCTTCGGCCTGATGTTGGCCATCGGCGTCAAAAGTCACTATATAATCAGCTCCGCTTAAAAGAGCGGCTTCTATGCCAGTGCCAAGAGCCGCTCCCAATCCGCGATTAATTATATGATTAATTACCGTCACTCCTTCGTTCTCGGCGATCTCACCTGTCTTATCTGAAGAACCGTCATTGACAACGATGATATCTGCGCCACAATTTTTAACTTCCTCTAAAATTTTTTTGATTGTTTTTTCTTCATTAAAAGCCGGGATGACTACTGTTATTTTCATAAATGCCAAAACTTTTCCTTAGCAATGCGTTTAATTAAATCCTAAAAGGCCTTTTTCGGCCATAGTATATTCAATGGTCTGTTTTAAGCCTGATTCCAAGGTCACTATCGGCAACCAACCCAGCTCTTCCTTGGCCTTGGTAATATCGGGCAAACCCAAGGGGGTCATAAAAAGCAAAGGTTTTTCAAAAACAATTTTTGATTTGGACTCCGTCATTTCAATTATTTTTTCCGCCACTTCCGCCAACTTATATTCCTGCGGACCTCCTAAATTTACGGGTTCATTAATTTCCAAAGATGCTAATTTAACAATTCCGGAAATGACATCATCAATATGACAAAGCGAAGTGGAAAAACTTTTGTCTCCATAGATAACTAAATCCTTGCTGTCCAGCGCGTTAACGATAAAGTCGGGCACCATTTCTCCGTCATTAATTCTCATCCTGGTACCATAAGTCCTGAAAATACGCGCGATCTTGGTATCCAATTTATAAACATCATGATAAGTATTCACTATCGTTTCCGCGAATTTCTTGCCCTCATCATAACAGCCGCGGGGAGTCAAATGATTAACAACACCCACATCACTCTCTTTAAAATAAACTATTTCCTCGGTCCGCGGACCATAAATGACAGAAGAAGAGGCGTGAATAAACTTAGAATTATACCGGCGGGCTATTTCTAAAAGGTTAATCAGCCCAGTGGAATTCGCTTCTAACGTTTGAATCTTAAAATCGTCAAATTTTTTTGGAGAAGTCGGGCAGGCGAAATTATAAATCTCCTGAATGCCCTGAAAGGGAATTTTAAACTTTTCTAATTCCGGAAAATTTTCCAAATCAAACGGTTTGGTAATATCATGGTTAATAAAAACAAAATCGGGAGAACGCAACAAATGCTCGATATTTCTGACATTACTAGTTAAAAAATTATCCACGCAAATAACTTTGCTTTCTTTTATCAGCCGGTCGCAAAGATGCGAACCCATAAACCCTGCTCCGCCGGCGATTAATACATTTTTCTTGCCGAATATCGGCTTTTTTGCTGCTACCATATTATATCTATATTATTGTTAAACCTTGGTTAATTATAGTAAAATTAGCTATTTTTGGCAAGAAAACGCAAAGATTTGTTCATAAAATGGCTCGGTCATCCGACTGGGTTGTCCGCTCAAATAATCAGACGAAGCTTTTCGCCTGCCGGCAAATGGGGGAAAATCATAAATTTATTTCAACACGCTGGCATTCAGCCCGCCTCTAAGTTTCTGGTCAAAAGCAAAAAATTGCCACAAAACTTCCCCGCCGCCATTAAAAATTCTTACCTGCGGACCGCCTTTGCTCGCCGGCGCGGCGATAATTTCATCCTGGCCATCGCCATTTAAATCTCCGGCGGATAAATTAACCCCGCCGCGGAAAGATTCGCTAAAAGCCAGAAATTTTTTCAAAAGTTCTCCGCGGCTGTTAAAAATTCTTACTTCGGGAACATTATCTGAGTCCGAGGCGACGATTATTTCTTTCACACCATCACCGTTAATATCTCCTACGGAAACATTTAACCCGCCGCGGAAACTTTTAGTTAAAGCTAAAAAATTCCCCAGCGCTTTCCCGTTGCTGTCAAAAATTTTTACCTCTGCGCTACTCTTACTCGCCGGCGCGGCGATAATTTCATCCTGGCCATCGCCATTTAAATCTCCGGCGGATAAATTAACCCCGCCGCGGAAAGATTCGCTAAAAGCCAGAAATTTTTTCAAAAGTTCTCCGCGGCTGTTAAAAATTCTTACTTCGGGAACATTATCCGAAGCCGGCGCGGTAATGATTTCCTCACCGCTATCCCCCAAACAATCGCCCACAGCGATACTGACACCGCCGCGAAAGGACTCGCGATAAGCCATAAACTGACCAAGAAGCTGACCGCTCTCACTAAAAATTCTCACCTGTGGGCCGCCGGAAGAAGCGACCGCCGCGACTATTTCCCTGGCGCCGTTAGCATCCAAATCTCCGCTGGCTATATTTATCCCGCCTTTGAAATTTACTAAAACCGGCCATTCTTTTATTACTCCACTGTTTTGAAAAAACTTAACATCCGCGGGAAACCCTTGCTCCCCGGAAACAAGCAATTTAATTTCATCTTTCCATTGGGCCGGTTCCGGAGCAATCGCCGGAGCCATTGCTTCCTCGTTGTTCTCCTGTGCCATAGCTAAAAAAATTTTTTCCGTATTTAATCTCCCCTTGCCCAGCTTACCGACATAGAAAGGATTTTTATCGTCTATCGGTTGGCTGTTTTCCAAAATCAATTTGATAATTTTTTCTACGGAATAGTTTGGTTTAAAAGATTTTATTAAAGCGGCCGTGCCGGAAATAAGCGGGGTGGCCAAAGAAGTTCCTGACCAATTGCCGCCGTAAGATTCATTAAAGCCAAATTTTTTATCTAAAAATTCCGTGCTAAAAAAATCAATCCCGGGCGCGGAGATATTCACGCAAGAGCCATAATTGGAAAACCTTGCCTTCTGGTCATTGGCATCGGTGGAAGAAACCCCTAAAAGCAAATTATTTACCGAATCATTGAAGCAAATAGGGTACATTTTAACTAAATCCAAGTCATCACCTTCTTTTTTCGTCGTATTATTCCCTCCGGCGGCCACAATTAAAACTCCTTTGTTATAAGCTCGCTCAACCGTTTGCTTTAAAGACAGTTCATCCGCAAAACCGACAAAACTCATGTTAATAATCTGGGCTCCGTTATCCACGGCATAATCTATCGCCCTGATTACCGTGTTGGCATCGCCGCTGCCGAAGCTATTCATCGCGCGCAGGGGCATAATTTTACTCCGCCAGCTCACGCCCGCCACGCCCTCTCCGTTATTGCCGCGAGCGGCCAGCACTCCGGCGATAACCGTGCCATGCTGCATGCCGACATTAGTAAAACCCGCTGCGCTATATTTGGGTAAAGGGTCGGGAATATTATTAATAAAATCCCAGCCATTGACATCGTCAACATATCCATTTTCATCATTATCAATCCCATCACCCTTAATCTCGTCGCTGTTAACCCAGATATTCTCTCTTAAATCGGGATGGTTAATATCAACTCCACTGTCTATGACCGCCACTACCACGCTCTCGGAACCTTGAGTGTAATCCCACGCCGCCGGTAAATTTATATGATTAAGATACCATTGATTTTTGTAGTAAGGGTCGTTGGGGAAAACCAAAGCTTGGGCGGCATTGATGCCAATAAAAAATAGAACCAAAAGAGAAAATATTTTTATAAAACCTTTCATAAAATATAAAAGCCGATAAAAATCCGGCTATAACTAAAACTGATTACATTCTTTTTATTCTAATGCGCCCGCTTCTTTATAATCCACGAAAAACGCTTCGGAAACATCTTTGACCGATTTAGCCCAATTAGCGCCAAAGTGTTTTATAGCCGCGTCTTCGGTTTTGACCCATTTCAAAACTCCGCCGGAAGTCACGACATAAACTTTTGGCACCGAAGGAATTTTAATGAGCGTTCCGGGCGCGTAAGTCATATTTTTACCCAAAGGATACCCTGCCAGCTCAACATCGCTCACTGTCTTCACGCTGGCGAAAGAACTGCCATAATAAGATTTATAAACTCCTTCCTGCGGAAAAACATAACGCTTATTATCGAGCCCTAAAAGATAAACCGCCGCTGACGATTGGCCTTTGATTAAGGTTCCGCCGGGGGCGGCAAAAAAATAAACCGCCAGCGTTTCCTTTAAAGCCACGCCAGCTATTTTAGCCGTGAAAATACTCTCACCAGCGAGATTAGAAACAACTGAAAATTCCGCTTCGCCTTTAGCGTCGGTTGTCGCGGTTGGTATGGTGATAATATCTTCTGCCGCGCGAGTGGAGGAAAGAGTCACTTCCTTTCCGGGCATCACTTCACCGGAATTGTTTTTGGCGGTCACAGTAATCTTTACCGCCGAACTGCCGTTGGCCAAAATACTGTGGAGAGAAGCGGAAACCGAGGAATTCTCTGAAGAAAAAACGACCGGTGTAACAGTAACTTCGGTGATATTAAGGGAAATTTCGGCCGACTCATAACTATTAAAATAATTGTCCGTAGTGATGGTTTTAATTTTATGGCTGCCGGCGGAAAAATTAGCGTCATAATGCCAAGACAATAACCCTTCGCTGCTAAAACTGTCTTCCGTTGTCCCGTATTCTTTGCTATCAATCACAATTTTTGGAGCGGCAAAACCGGAATTACCGCGGTCGCGCGATTGACCGGTAATTTTAAAAGTCCCACCGGTTAACGTCTGGCCATCCGTGAGGTTGGTAAGATTGGTCCTCGGCGCAGCACCATCGTATAAAGATTTGTTTATATTCTGATAAAAATAATTTTCTACGGCCGAGCCGGTGGGGCCGTTATTTTTAGAAGCGACAAAAATCCCGGTATCTCCCGAGTCAAAAGAACCATTACTATTTTTATCTTCGTACATAGGAACCGTCATTTTTACCGTGGTGTCGTGTTGCAAAGGCGAGGCAGTTTCTACGCTCGCAAAGATTCGTAATCCGCCTGCGGGCACGGTAGCGGTTAAATTATCTAAATACCAATAACTATACAAACTATCCCAAACAGCCTCGCCTAAAACACCATCAACTCCCAATCCCTGCCAACCGGCCAGGCCCTTGTCTTGCCAAATAACCAGCTTGGTAATATTCAATCTCTCGGCCGCTGTTCCCAAATTTCTTAAAGTTATGGCTTTAAACGTGTCAGCCGAGCCGTTATTATCCGGAATAATCACGTCTAAAACCAAAACGTCAAAATCGTTTTCGTAGGCCGTGGCTTCTGGAGCGTTGTTATTCGTAAAATTGGCTCCCGTAAAAGCGCCTGCCGGAATGGCCAGGGTCGCCAACAAAAAAATGGACAAAAATAAAACTTTTTTCATATTTTTGATTTATTATTTCTGTTTATACTTTACCATATTGGCTGGATTATTTCTATCCCTCTCCCATTTTTCGGGGTTAGAAATAATATAATTCCGGACATTATACAATTCTTCGTCATCGCGGATAATATGGTCATAATAAAGAGGTTGCCAAGTGAAAAATAAATATCCATTTTTATTGCACCAACGTTTTACCGAGGATTTATATTGGTTAACAATAGTTGGCAAAGAACCGGGTATCGGGACGGAAAATTTGTTAAACTTACTTTTATTTTCATCTTGTAGAGACACGCCATGGCGTGTCTCTACGGAATTATCGTTTTTGTCACGGTTAACGTTATTATTTTGTATCACATTTCCGCGCCGTTTTATGCCATTATTATTTTTAATAACAATTATCCCATGGATATGATTGGGCATAACAATAAATTCGTCTAGCAAAACAAACGGGGAATGTTGGGGTATTTCCAACCAACATTTTACCGCGATTCTCCCTAACCCATTTAGAATCATCTCCTCGTCTTTAATCTCACCAAACAAACATCTTTTATTTTGCGTACAAATAGTGACAAAATAATATCCATCTTGCGAATAATCCCAATCTTCCAAACGCGTGGATTGGATACGATACTTATTTTGGAATAAATCAAACATACAAAATCATTTTAACATTGTTCATCGCATCATTGTAGAGACGCAATTAATCGCGTCTACGATTATACCGCGTCATTTGTAGGGACGCCCCGCCGCGGCGGGGCGTCCCTACAACGGGATTTAATCAAACACAAAAACCCCTCCGACAAAATATCGGGGGGTTTTTGAACGGTTTTTGTAAAAGCTACCGTTAAACTAAGAAATTCGGATTAGGTATGGCTCAAGACCGGGCCCGGAGCGACGCTTCTCCAGATAACATCCGCTTTGTTGAAGCTATTAGTGGCAGAGTTATCGGTAGAGTTGGCGCTGTTGATACTCCAGTCAAGGTCGGTAGCCGTGGCAGAATCCACGCTAACCTGTAAGCTTTCGCCAGTGCTGATGAGCAAACTGGTGTCAGCGTACACCTTGATGTATCTGGTTTCGCCAGCCGGCACAGTGAAGCTATTCGTATCAAAAGTACAAGTAGATTCATGAGCGCCGGAAGTGTTGTCGATTTCCGTAGCGACTGTGCAGAGAGTATTACCGTTGGAAACATCTTCCAAGACGATATTCTCGTTGCCAGCGTCGCCGGCAGAAGTGACAGTCGTAATCTGGAGCACTAACTGGTTGCCATCATCATCTTCAAAGGTGATGTCATTGCCAGCCGAAGCGGTAATGCCGATCTTAGCGACATACTGCTTGGAGCTACCAGTAGTGGTGCTGCCAATCTGGGAATCAGACACAAAGGCGAAGGACGGATAGGCCTCGTACATCGTGAAAATATTGGACTGAACAGCGGCATCAGTGGTGGCATTGCTGTAGCCATCAATGGTGGCTCCGCTGGATTTACCAGTACCTCTCACGTCACCATCGTTATCGGTGGTGGTAGGAGCTCCGCCGACTTCACCGGAAGGATCAGCGATAGAAGGCCTGACAGTGTAACCATTAACCACGGTGCTTCCGTCAACTTTAGCAACATCGCCCTTAAGAGTTAAGAGGATATGGCCATTGGCCGGGAGTGTCACTGCGCCGTCATCTAAGATGAAGGAAACAGTGGCTCCGCCCGCCTGGGAAGCAATCAGGGTGCTGCCCTGATAGAGGTAGTAAGTGGTGACACCGACATCATTGGAACCGTTGTCAGTGAAATCAAGACGGTCCAAATCAATGTCCTCAACGTTGGAAGCGGCCAATCTGTAGACGCCCAAGGTGACTCCATTAGTGCTGCCGCCGATTAAAGAAGCGGCTGGAGCAGTGGAATCCAAGCTCACGGTAATTACACCGGAAGCGGAAATGGTCATCAACTGGCCAGCTCCGGAAGGAGTGACGTTAGCGGAAATATCAGTGCCGGTCTCCGCGCCGGTGGCAGTGATATCACTCGCATCAGTGTCAAAACTGATGCGGTGGGTCTCAACGCCGTCCGGAGTAAAGGAGCTTAAGTCGGCAATGAAAGCAATCTTGGTAAAGGTGTTCTTCTTAATCGTTAAGGTCTGGGCTAAGCTGAAAGTCAAAGTATGATCGCCAACTCCGGAGCCAGACGGCTGTTCGGTGCTGGAAATCTTGGTCTCATAAGCATCACCACGAGTGCTGTTTTCAGCAGTTAAGTCCGCCCATAATTCGGCGTTCTTTAAATCAGCGAAACCAGCAGCGCGAGTGACATCGCTATCAGCCACAGTGTCCTCAACAACGATGGAAGTCACCTGAATGTCCTCACCAGAGTTGGTGGCATCCAAAGAACCGACCATCCAGAGATAATCCTGGATACCAGCGGCGATGTTTCTCGCGGCTGGGGTGGTGGTTAAAGTGGTAGCCGTTAAAGTAGCGGCTTTCACGGTTTGGGTATTGCCATCAACATTGGAAGTGGTCGGGGACGGAGTGACCGTATCATTGGTATTGTAGCCCTTGGCAACAACATAAGTATCCGGGTCGGGAATACCGACTGCCAAAGCATCGCCAGTGGAAACACTATTAGCTAATTTAGCTTTGACGGAATATTTATGAGTTCCAATCGGAACAATGATAAGGTCAGTGAAGGTGATATAACCTTCATAGGTTGTGCCGTTAACAGTGAGGTTAGTAGTACCAAGATCCTGCGGACCGGCAACAATCACGCCGTTCTCATCATAAATCTTAACGTTGGTAAGCTGGGTCTCATCAGTGCCATCAACGAATCCAGCCGTAAGATTAAAGGCCACTCTTAAAGAAGTGACTTTAATCGGCTCGCCCTTGGCTTCAAAATCCCAAGTGGTCAAAACCTGATTATCAGCAGCCGCCACATTTCCGGTAGCCGGAGTAGTGGAAGATTTGCTAATAACCAAAGTGCCGGCGTTAATGGTCTGATTAACAGCTGTAGCTCCCGTACCGCCCTTACCAGTCCAAGTAGCAGTCGTTAAGGTAGGAGTGATAAAGAAGCCATAAGTGGCGCCCTTGACAGTTACTAAAATATCAGAACCATCTGAAATATCCGCGTTGACGGTTAAGCCAGCGCCGGAAACGATATCAGTCCTGATTTCAAAGCGATGGACATTACCCTTGTCAACCGTGATATTTAGGTTGTTCCAAGTGACTTTACCTTCGCCATTCCAAGAAGCGACTTCTCCTAAGGACTTACCCAAGGTGACACTGTATAATTCAATGTTCTTAGTATCAGTCAAAGAAGCAGTGCCGGCTTCAATGGCGGAAACAGCGTCAATGGTGATAGCTTCGGTAGTACCAGCGCTTACTTTAAATTTGTTAACCACCACGTTGGTATCTCCGGCATCCGGAGTGGTATCAGTCACGTTGCCATCAGCGTCAACACTAGCAGTGCCGATAGTGACAGCCACGGTAGTCATATAATTACCCTTGACCGGGAAAGTGCCAGCGATGGAAGCGGCGTTAGAAGTGACATCCGAAGCGGCATTAATACCTAAAGCGGCGGTAATGCCGGTATTGGCGGTGGCGGTAAAGCCAGCGCGGATGAAGTAGCTAACGC is from Patescibacteria group bacterium and encodes:
- a CDS encoding glycosyltransferase family 2 protein, coding for MKITVVIPAFNEEKTIKKILEEVKNCGADIIVVNDGSSDKTGEIAENEGVTVINHIINRGLGAALGTGIEAALLSGADYIVTFDADGQHQAEDIFRLKKIAEEGGYDIVIGSRLLNPRGMPLARRVANWLGNLSTYLLFGIWVTDSQSGLRLFTAPAASLLHLKSNRMEVSSEIIKEVKRHNFKFTEIPIEAVYTDYSLSKGQNFVVGLKTLWQLILQKISK
- a CDS encoding GDP-mannose 4,6-dehydratase, whose translation is MVAAKKPIFGKKNVLIAGGAGFMGSHLCDRLIKESKVICVDNFLTSNVRNIEHLLRSPDFVFINHDITKPFDLENFPELEKFKIPFQGIQEIYNFACPTSPKKFDDFKIQTLEANSTGLINLLEIARRYNSKFIHASSSVIYGPRTEEIVYFKESDVGVVNHLTPRGCYDEGKKFAETIVNTYHDVYKLDTKIARIFRTYGTRMRINDGEMVPDFIVNALDSKDLVIYGDKSFSTSLCHIDDVISGIVKLASLEINEPVNLGGPQEYKLAEVAEKIIEMTESKSKIVFEKPLLFMTPLGLPDITKAKEELGWLPIVTLESGLKQTIEYTMAEKGLLGFN
- a CDS encoding S8 family serine peptidase, which produces MKGFIKIFSLLVLFFIGINAAQALVFPNDPYYKNQWYLNHINLPAAWDYTQGSESVVVAVIDSGVDINHPDLRENIWVNSDEIKGDGIDNDENGYVDDVNGWDFINNIPDPLPKYSAAGFTNVGMQHGTVIAGVLAARGNNGEGVAGVSWRSKIMPLRAMNSFGSGDANTVIRAIDYAVDNGAQIINMSFVGFADELSLKQTVERAYNKGVLIVAAGGNNTTKKEGDDLDLVKMYPICFNDSVNNLLLGVSSTDANDQKARFSNYGSCVNISAPGIDFFSTEFLDKKFGFNESYGGNWSGTSLATPLISGTAALIKSFKPNYSVEKIIKLILENSQPIDDKNPFYVGKLGKGRLNTEKIFLAMAQENNEEAMAPAIAPEPAQWKDEIKLLVSGEQGFPADVKFFQNSGVIKEWPVLVNFKGGINIASGDLDANGAREIVAAVASSGGPQVRIFSESGQLLGQFMAYRESFRGGVSIAVGDCLGDSGEEIITAPASDNVPEVRIFNSRGELLKKFLAFSESFRGGVNLSAGDLNGDGQDEIIAAPASKSSAEVKIFDSNGKALGNFLALTKSFRGGLNVSVGDINGDGVKEIIVASDSDNVPEVRIFNSRGELLKKFLAFSESFRGGVNLSAGDLNGDGQDEIIAAPASKGGPQVRIFNGGGEVLWQFFAFDQKLRGGLNASVLK
- a CDS encoding Ig-like domain-containing protein, with translation MKKVLFLSIFLLATLAIPAGAFTGANFTNNNAPEATAYENDFDVLVLDVIIPDNNGSADTFKAITLRNLGTAAERLNITKLVIWQDKGLAGWQGLGVDGVLGEAVWDSLYSYWYLDNLTATVPAGGLRIFASVETASPLQHDTTVKMTVPMYEDKNSNGSFDSGDTGIFVASKNNGPTGSAVENYFYQNINKSLYDGAAPRTNLTNLTDGQTLTGGTFKITGQSRDRGNSGFAAPKIVIDSKEYGTTEDSFSSEGLLSWHYDANFSAGSHKIKTITTDNYFNSYESAEISLNITEVTVTPVVFSSENSSVSASLHSILANGSSAVKITVTAKNNSGEVMPGKEVTLSSTRAAEDIITIPTATTDAKGEAEFSVVSNLAGESIFTAKIAGVALKETLAVYFFAAPGGTLIKGQSSAAVYLLGLDNKRYVFPQEGVYKSYYGSSFASVKTVSDVELAGYPLGKNMTYAPGTLIKIPSVPKVYVVTSGGVLKWVKTEDAAIKHFGANWAKSVKDVSEAFFVDYKEAGALE
- a CDS encoding transposase, translating into MFDLFQNKYRIQSTRLEDWDYSQDGYYFVTICTQNKRCLFGEIKDEEMILNGLGRIAVKCWLEIPQHSPFVLLDEFIVMPNHIHGIIVIKNNNGIKRRGNVIQNNNVNRDKNDNSVETRHGVSLQDENKSKFNKFSVPIPGSLPTIVNQYKSSVKRWCNKNGYLFFTWQPLYYDHIIRDDEELYNVRNYIISNPEKWERDRNNPANMVKYKQK